In Nocardia sp. NBC_00403, one DNA window encodes the following:
- a CDS encoding universal stress protein has product MAFEYAHLFAAPLVAVHSRPARPPPDLTTVPDLHPEQDTLDETLSAARQAFPDVAVTATVVSEPPPQALIERAADAQLVVIGTHGRRRMPAGAGASVSPYLFRHSPCPTMVCPPCRRRPRPDDDIARPPRISARPGQRTTP; this is encoded by the coding sequence ATGGCGTTCGAGTACGCGCACCTGTTCGCCGCACCACTCGTCGCGGTGCACTCCCGCCCCGCCCGACCGCCACCAGACCTGACGACAGTCCCCGACCTGCACCCCGAGCAGGACACCCTCGACGAAACCCTGTCCGCGGCACGACAGGCGTTCCCCGACGTCGCCGTCACCGCTACCGTCGTATCCGAGCCACCACCTCAAGCGCTGATCGAACGCGCCGCGGACGCACAACTGGTTGTTATCGGAACCCATGGCCGAAGGCGCATGCCCGCTGGTGCCGGCGCGTCGGTAAGCCCGTACCTGTTTCGCCACAGCCCCTGCCCGACCATGGTCTGCCCGCCCTGCCGCCGCCGACCGAGACCGGACGACGATATCGCGCGGCCACCGCGCATATCGGCACGCCCAGGGCAGCGGACGACACCGTGA
- a CDS encoding cation-translocating P-type ATPase — MDSSTAVGAEQAEGASGLRLDPTERIELLLRDLRSSRSGLTGREAQRRLIHVGPNALRRRGVRTWPRELLAQFTHPLALLLWAAAGLAWLVGIEPVAIAVIVVILINAAFAFIQERHAERAVELLAAYLPARATVVRDREITQIDAVDVVPGDVLVIQEGDRISADARLLEGGIEVDLSELTGESLPVFRSADAPDTGVPLAQAQDIAFSGTACTGGDAHAVVFATGMRTELGRIAALSERVGHDESPLEHQVRRVAWLIALVSLLLGAAFVPLATIGAGLSLLNAVVFAVGLLVGNVPEGLLPTITLALAIGVRDLARRGAVVKRLSAVETLGSTDVICTDKTGTLTENRMRVTVIHTSTGAHDLQPRPADPTLIRVAAAMIACNNARFDQTGRALGDPTETAILVAGAALGAHTDFDDRQRLRQRQFHFDPAWKRMSTIDSSSDGIWVHTKGAPETVLPLCTSELDGDGRPQPLHPARRATLVDLVDTQARQGLRVLAVAERRLPADTVPAVREYAEQQLVLLGLVAMTDPPRAEVADAVAACHSAGIRIIVITGDHGLTAATVAAQVGITRGEPVVVTGEELDRMSETDLDTLLSATPDLIFARSSPEAKLRVADALRDAGHVVAMTGDGVNDAPALRRADIGIAMGRSGTDVAREAATMVLTDDNFATIAAAIEAGRRVYDNIRKFIFYIFAHATPEVTPFIVFALSGGAIPLPLTVLQLLAIDIGTETLPALALGREPAEPGLMRRPPRRRTEAIIRIPMVLRAWLFLGTIAAALGMAGFFYVLLGAGWHPGDPTGPGTPLHHAYLQATTMTFFGLVAGQIGTAFAARTERASLRSIGVLSNPLLLWGIAFELALAAVIVYFPPVQHLLDTAALTPDMLAFAAPFPVIIWGADEIRRWLLRRSDIALP; from the coding sequence GTGGACAGTTCCACTGCGGTCGGCGCCGAACAGGCCGAAGGAGCGTCCGGACTGCGGCTCGACCCGACGGAGCGGATAGAGCTCCTACTTCGCGATCTGCGCAGTTCTCGATCCGGGCTGACCGGTCGGGAGGCGCAGCGGCGGCTGATCCACGTCGGCCCCAACGCGCTGCGCCGACGAGGCGTACGGACCTGGCCGCGTGAGCTACTGGCGCAGTTCACCCATCCGCTGGCACTGCTGCTATGGGCAGCCGCGGGCCTGGCCTGGCTGGTCGGCATCGAACCAGTAGCCATCGCCGTGATCGTCGTCATCCTGATCAACGCGGCATTCGCGTTTATACAGGAGCGGCATGCCGAGCGAGCGGTGGAGTTACTCGCGGCGTATCTACCGGCGCGAGCGACGGTAGTGCGCGACAGGGAGATCACCCAGATCGATGCCGTCGATGTGGTGCCCGGCGATGTGCTGGTGATCCAGGAAGGCGATCGAATCTCGGCCGACGCCCGGCTGCTCGAGGGCGGGATCGAGGTCGATCTGTCCGAACTGACGGGGGAATCGCTGCCGGTGTTCCGCTCGGCCGATGCCCCGGACACCGGTGTGCCGCTGGCCCAGGCACAGGACATCGCCTTCAGCGGGACGGCATGCACCGGCGGCGACGCGCACGCGGTCGTTTTCGCCACCGGCATGCGTACCGAGCTCGGCCGCATCGCGGCGCTGTCGGAACGGGTCGGGCATGACGAGAGCCCGCTAGAACATCAAGTGCGCCGGGTCGCCTGGCTGATCGCCTTGGTCTCGCTGCTGCTCGGGGCGGCGTTTGTACCGCTCGCCACCATAGGCGCCGGGCTGTCGCTGCTCAACGCGGTGGTCTTCGCGGTCGGGCTCCTGGTAGGCAATGTACCGGAGGGCCTGCTGCCGACAATCACCTTGGCATTGGCGATCGGCGTCCGCGACCTGGCGCGACGCGGTGCGGTCGTGAAGCGGCTCAGCGCCGTGGAGACACTCGGGTCGACCGATGTGATCTGCACCGACAAGACCGGCACCCTCACCGAGAACCGGATGCGGGTCACCGTGATCCATACGTCGACCGGTGCGCACGACCTCCAACCGCGCCCGGCCGACCCGACGCTCATTCGGGTGGCTGCCGCGATGATCGCCTGCAACAACGCCCGCTTCGATCAGACCGGACGGGCGCTGGGTGATCCGACCGAGACCGCCATACTCGTCGCCGGTGCGGCACTGGGTGCGCATACGGACTTTGACGACCGGCAGCGCCTGCGGCAGAGGCAGTTTCACTTCGACCCAGCGTGGAAGCGCATGTCGACGATCGACAGCTCGAGTGACGGCATCTGGGTGCACACGAAGGGCGCACCCGAAACAGTGCTCCCGCTGTGCACTTCCGAACTCGATGGCGACGGCCGACCGCAACCGTTGCACCCCGCCCGGCGCGCAACGCTGGTGGATCTGGTGGATACACAAGCGCGGCAAGGACTTCGGGTGCTCGCGGTCGCCGAACGCAGACTGCCGGCCGATACCGTGCCCGCGGTGCGCGAATACGCCGAACAGCAGCTGGTATTGCTCGGACTTGTCGCGATGACGGACCCGCCTCGCGCCGAGGTCGCCGATGCCGTCGCAGCGTGCCACAGCGCGGGTATCCGCATCATCGTCATCACCGGCGACCACGGCCTGACCGCAGCGACCGTCGCCGCCCAGGTGGGGATCACCCGCGGCGAACCAGTCGTGGTGACCGGCGAAGAGCTCGACCGGATGAGCGAAACCGACCTGGACACCCTGCTCTCCGCGACGCCCGACCTGATCTTCGCTCGATCCTCACCCGAGGCGAAACTCCGTGTCGCGGACGCACTTCGCGATGCCGGCCACGTGGTGGCGATGACCGGTGACGGCGTCAACGACGCGCCCGCCCTGCGCCGCGCCGATATCGGCATCGCGATGGGCCGCTCCGGCACGGATGTGGCCCGCGAGGCCGCGACCATGGTCCTCACCGACGACAACTTCGCGACCATCGCCGCGGCGATCGAGGCCGGGCGGCGGGTCTACGACAACATTCGCAAGTTCATCTTCTACATTTTCGCCCACGCAACACCCGAGGTGACCCCGTTCATCGTGTTCGCGCTCTCGGGTGGTGCGATCCCCTTGCCACTGACCGTCTTACAGCTACTGGCGATCGATATCGGCACCGAAACCCTGCCCGCGCTCGCACTGGGTCGCGAACCGGCCGAGCCCGGTCTCATGCGACGACCACCTCGGCGACGCACCGAAGCGATCATCCGGATTCCGATGGTGTTGCGCGCGTGGCTGTTCCTCGGCACGATCGCGGCGGCACTGGGCATGGCGGGTTTCTTCTATGTTCTGCTGGGCGCGGGATGGCATCCGGGCGATCCCACCGGCCCCGGTACGCCACTGCACCACGCCTACCTCCAGGCCACCACGATGACCTTCTTCGGCCTCGTCGCCGGTCAGATCGGCACCGCGTTCGCGGCCCGCACCGAACGGGCCTCGCTGCGCTCGATCGGCGTGCTGTCCAACCCTCTCCTGTTGTGGGGTATCGCGTTCGAACTCGCGCTCGCGGCCGTGATCGTCTATTTCCCGCCGGTTCAGCACCTACTCGACACGGCAGCGCTCACCCCGGACATGCTCGCCTTCGCCGCACCCTTCCCGGTGATCATCTGGGGTGCGGACGAAATTCGGCGCTGGCTGTTGCGTCGCAGTGACATCGCACTGCCGTAG
- a CDS encoding GNAT family N-acetyltransferase: MITSTETITVRPLGPADTATVADLHAGMPDKDSLFRNVVPRPTELPNVAHALAIGDPAHCVLGAFTDDRIVGLGNFVVLGTTKTAELAMTIAPDQNDRTGAFGPDLLHRLAQLARDRGIERFIAELIPANSRLMRLVVAADFTVTAYRQNRIALVGIQL, from the coding sequence ATGATCACCTCGACCGAAACCATCACCGTCCGCCCACTCGGCCCAGCCGATACCGCCACCGTCGCGGATCTGCACGCTGGGATGCCCGATAAGGACAGCCTCTTCCGAAATGTCGTGCCGCGTCCGACCGAGCTACCCAACGTCGCTCACGCCCTCGCCATCGGCGATCCGGCACACTGTGTGCTCGGCGCTTTCACCGACGACCGGATCGTCGGCCTCGGTAACTTCGTCGTGCTCGGCACGACCAAGACGGCCGAGCTCGCCATGACCATCGCTCCCGATCAGAACGACCGGACGGGCGCTTTCGGCCCCGACCTCCTTCACCGCCTGGCGCAGCTCGCGCGTGACCGCGGCATCGAACGATTCATCGCCGAGTTGATTCCGGCGAATTCCAGGCTGATGCGGTTGGTCGTCGCCGCGGACTTCACCGTGACGGCCTACCGCCAGAACCGTATCGCGCTAGTCGGCATCCAACTCTGA
- a CDS encoding universal stress protein, with protein sequence MSTDQPTPPIAVGVDDFTAATAAVRWAAVEAARHAHRASSTQSAYRPTMAADCVGSHGRGGFAEMTLGSVGKAVLQAADIPVIIARPR encoded by the coding sequence ATGTCCACTGATCAGCCGACCCCCCCGATCGCCGTCGGCGTCGACGACTTTACCGCCGCCACTGCCGCAGTGCGGTGGGCAGCCGTCGAGGCCGCCCGGCACGCCCATCGCGCCTCATCGACACAATCGGCGTACCGACCGACGATGGCAGCTGATTGCGTCGGCAGCCATGGACGCGGTGGCTTCGCAGAGATGACGCTCGGCTCGGTCGGCAAAGCTGTCCTGCAAGCCGCCGACATCCCGGTCATCATCGCCCGACCGCGCTGA
- a CDS encoding carboxymuconolactone decarboxylase family protein, which yields MSNYGATVRDELRTPTRELRRAIPQVYAGYKQLHDAAFAAGVLDTKTKELIALAIAVSKECDGCIAAHAHAAVLHGATPEQAAETIGVTFLMNGGPATVYGARAYAAFTEFYTDHNL from the coding sequence ATGAGCAATTACGGTGCGACGGTCCGGGACGAGCTGCGTACGCCGACCCGCGAGCTGCGGCGCGCGATCCCGCAGGTGTACGCCGGTTACAAGCAATTGCACGATGCGGCGTTCGCCGCCGGTGTGTTGGATACCAAAACCAAAGAGCTGATCGCCCTTGCCATCGCGGTGAGCAAGGAATGCGACGGCTGCATCGCCGCGCACGCGCACGCGGCGGTTCTACACGGGGCGACCCCCGAGCAGGCGGCCGAGACCATCGGCGTCACCTTCCTGATGAACGGCGGCCCCGCCACTGTCTATGGCGCACGCGCCTACGCCGCGTTCACCGAGTTCTACACCGACCACAATTTGTGA
- a CDS encoding slipin family protein, translated as MNALVIAFAVLIVALIVVWLSIRVVTQYEKGVLFRLGRVIAVREPGLRFIIPVVDRLRKVSMRIITMPIQSQGIITRDNVSVDISAVAYFRVVDAEKSVVAIENVYAAIDQIAQTTLRKVVGQHTLDQALAETDTINADIRQILDTTTLEWGVEVTLVELKDIQLPDTMKRAMARQAEAEREKRAKIIAAEGESMAAAALGDASDTMMAHPLALQLRNLQTLLELGVDKNTTVVFPAPLMSAIGDIGAFFARETTASTTLTPTVQTPPVSTPPVSTPIHNGTASTAVKAHTPD; from the coding sequence GTGAATGCACTCGTGATTGCTTTCGCAGTGCTCATCGTGGCACTGATCGTGGTGTGGCTGTCGATTCGGGTGGTGACCCAGTATGAGAAGGGAGTGTTGTTCCGCCTCGGACGCGTGATCGCAGTCCGAGAACCTGGGCTGAGATTCATCATCCCGGTCGTCGATCGACTACGGAAGGTGTCGATGCGCATCATCACCATGCCGATTCAATCCCAAGGCATCATCACCCGAGACAACGTCAGCGTAGACATCTCCGCCGTCGCCTACTTCCGCGTCGTCGACGCCGAGAAATCGGTCGTCGCCATCGAAAACGTCTACGCCGCCATCGACCAGATCGCCCAAACCACGCTCCGCAAAGTCGTCGGACAGCACACCCTCGACCAAGCACTCGCCGAGACCGACACCATCAACGCCGACATCCGGCAGATCCTCGACACCACCACTCTGGAGTGGGGTGTCGAGGTCACCCTGGTCGAGCTGAAGGACATCCAACTGCCCGACACCATGAAACGGGCCATGGCCCGCCAAGCCGAAGCCGAACGGGAGAAGCGAGCCAAAATCATTGCCGCCGAAGGCGAATCCATGGCCGCCGCAGCACTCGGCGACGCCTCCGACACCATGATGGCCCACCCACTCGCCCTCCAACTACGCAACCTGCAGACCCTCCTCGAACTGGGCGTCGACAAGAACACCACCGTCGTGTTCCCGGCACCACTGATGAGCGCGATCGGCGACATCGGCGCCTTCTTCGCCCGCGAAACCACCGCCTCCACGACCCTGACCCCCACCGTCCAGACGCCGCCGGTGTCGACACCGCCGGTGTCGACACCGATACACAACGGGACGGCGAGCACCGCGGTCAAAGCGCACACGCCGGACTGA
- a CDS encoding zinc-dependent alcohol dehydrogenase family protein yields the protein MHAMVFHGPGNTSWEEIPDPTIQQGTDVIVRVDAVTICGTDLHILKGDVPEVSAGRVLGHEAGGTVTDVGSAVRTLQAGDRVLISCISACGSCRFCREGRYGQCLDGGGWILGHLIDGTQAELVRVPFADTSTYRIPAGLTDEQMLMLADILPTSYEVGVRNGRVEPGDVVVIIGAGPIGLAAVLTARLYSPGRIVVVDVADNRLEAAHKLGADIVINSRTTDVRDAVAAITDGLGADVAIEAVGVPETFELAVALVRPGGRVANIGVHGASATLHLKNVWIRDLTITTGLVDTLTTPTLIRLVQTGQLDPAALVTHRFGMHEFPAAYDVFARAQETDALKVVVSRT from the coding sequence ATGCATGCAATGGTCTTTCACGGCCCAGGAAACACCTCATGGGAGGAAATACCCGACCCGACGATTCAGCAGGGAACCGATGTCATCGTCCGCGTCGATGCTGTCACGATCTGCGGAACCGATCTGCACATCCTGAAAGGCGATGTGCCCGAAGTGAGCGCCGGACGTGTACTCGGTCACGAGGCCGGCGGCACCGTGACCGACGTCGGCAGCGCGGTGCGGACCCTTCAGGCCGGTGACCGCGTCCTGATCTCCTGCATCTCCGCATGCGGCAGCTGCCGATTCTGCCGCGAAGGCAGGTACGGCCAATGCCTCGATGGAGGCGGTTGGATTCTCGGCCACCTGATCGATGGCACACAAGCCGAGTTGGTGCGTGTCCCCTTCGCCGATACCTCGACCTACCGTATTCCGGCCGGACTCACTGACGAGCAGATGCTCATGCTGGCCGACATCCTGCCGACCAGCTATGAGGTCGGGGTCCGCAACGGCCGCGTCGAACCCGGTGATGTCGTGGTGATCATCGGCGCCGGTCCAATCGGATTGGCCGCGGTCTTGACCGCCCGGCTCTACAGTCCCGGTCGCATCGTCGTGGTCGATGTCGCGGACAACCGCCTCGAAGCCGCACACAAGCTGGGCGCCGATATCGTGATCAACAGCCGCACAACCGATGTCCGCGACGCCGTCGCCGCGATCACCGACGGCCTGGGCGCCGATGTGGCGATCGAGGCCGTCGGCGTTCCCGAAACCTTCGAACTCGCGGTAGCCCTGGTGCGCCCGGGAGGCCGCGTCGCGAACATCGGCGTACACGGCGCGTCCGCCACTTTGCATTTGAAAAACGTGTGGATCCGGGATCTGACCATCACCACCGGACTCGTGGACACCTTGACCACACCCACCCTCATCCGGCTCGTGCAGACCGGACAGCTCGACCCGGCAGCGCTGGTCACCCACCGCTTCGGCATGCACGAATTCCCCGCCGCCTACGATGTATTCGCGCGGGCACAGGAAACCGACGCACTCAAGGTCGTGGTTTCGAGAACCTGA
- a CDS encoding universal stress protein, which translates to MNTQQRDNSHQLASAPVVVGVDGSDGSDLAVRWAAELAAQRGRRLLIVHGLDLVATQSLLGGYHVIPTSVVETVRTRGTKIVAAARRLAHEIAPGVDIATELSDASPSRLLIYLSKTAYLVVLGATGNAGTIAHLGSTLLAVTSHGHGSVVVVRPTDTEGQIRDDGPVVVGIDGSPVGEAAIAAAFAEACDRKTELIALHSWSEWHFGEFAGPADPMAGPGLETAENAVLAERLAGWTEKYPDVPVTRKVYRAGPMDRLTEWSKSAQLVVVGSRGRGGFTGLLLGSTSNFLVQHGHCPVMVTRTT; encoded by the coding sequence ATGAACACGCAGCAGCGCGATAATTCACACCAGCTGGCCTCGGCACCGGTTGTCGTCGGCGTCGACGGGTCCGACGGAAGCGACCTCGCCGTCCGCTGGGCCGCCGAGCTCGCCGCGCAGCGCGGCCGCCGACTGCTCATCGTGCACGGCCTTGATCTCGTCGCGACCCAATCGCTGCTCGGCGGCTACCACGTGATACCCACCTCCGTGGTCGAGACGGTCCGCACGCGCGGCACGAAAATCGTCGCCGCCGCACGCAGACTCGCCCACGAAATCGCACCCGGAGTGGACATCGCCACCGAGCTGTCCGATGCGAGCCCTTCCCGGCTGCTGATATATCTGTCGAAGACCGCATACCTTGTGGTGCTCGGCGCCACCGGCAATGCGGGAACCATCGCCCACCTGGGCTCCACCCTGCTCGCGGTCACCAGCCACGGACACGGCAGCGTCGTCGTGGTCCGCCCGACCGATACCGAAGGCCAGATCCGCGACGATGGACCCGTCGTCGTCGGTATCGATGGCAGCCCCGTCGGCGAGGCGGCCATCGCGGCCGCGTTCGCCGAAGCATGCGACCGCAAGACCGAACTGATCGCCTTGCATTCCTGGAGCGAATGGCATTTCGGTGAATTCGCCGGACCTGCCGACCCTATGGCCGGGCCCGGCTTGGAAACCGCCGAGAACGCGGTGCTCGCTGAACGACTCGCCGGATGGACAGAGAAGTATCCCGACGTCCCGGTCACCCGCAAGGTGTACCGGGCCGGGCCGATGGATCGGCTGACGGAGTGGTCGAAATCCGCGCAACTGGTCGTGGTCGGCAGTCGCGGCCGGGGCGGCTTCACCGGCCTGCTACTCGGCTCCACCTCCAATTTCCTCGTGCAGCACGGCCATTGCCCTGTCATGGTCACCCGAACCACGTAA
- a CDS encoding sigma 54 modulation/S30EA ribosomal C-terminal domain-containing protein, with amino-acid sequence MNLRVLGTPTRIQTMVPGKGVVLPAVDRLDKQISRLSGPWQPWTLPDPTRSALAAPGEGAVARRKPYSLATADVRVAVASMDAMDYDVHLFTDAETGEDAIVYRAARSGLRLARQRHQHLPRLPNPPRALPLTVPPSPPPALPEAEAVKRLCEHGLPFLFFTDLADGRGHLLYRRYDGDLGLISPNPANRTA; translated from the coding sequence GTGAATCTGCGCGTACTCGGCACGCCGACCCGCATCCAGACGATGGTCCCCGGCAAGGGTGTCGTACTGCCCGCGGTCGACCGGCTGGACAAGCAGATCTCCCGACTATCGGGACCGTGGCAGCCGTGGACTCTGCCCGATCCGACCCGATCCGCGCTGGCCGCACCGGGGGAAGGGGCAGTAGCGCGCCGCAAACCGTACTCACTGGCAACAGCGGATGTCCGTGTGGCGGTGGCGTCAATGGACGCAATGGATTACGACGTGCACCTGTTCACCGACGCCGAGACCGGCGAGGATGCGATCGTTTATCGGGCCGCTCGCTCGGGGCTGCGGCTGGCTCGACAGCGGCATCAGCATTTACCGCGATTGCCCAACCCTCCGCGGGCGCTGCCACTGACGGTGCCCCCAAGTCCGCCGCCGGCCCTGCCAGAGGCCGAAGCGGTGAAACGGTTGTGCGAGCACGGCCTGCCGTTCCTGTTCTTCACCGACTTGGCCGACGGTCGCGGCCATCTGCTGTATCGCCGCTATGACGGCGATCTCGGCCTGATCTCACCCAACCCGGCAAATCGGACGGCATAA
- a CDS encoding CBS domain-containing protein produces MHARDILSRPVVTVRPETPLTEAIGLLTEHGFAALPVIDERFRVIGLLSESDALAAKSAVQSAVVEAVMTVPVQVVHPGTDIATVATEMLAGRLRSMPVVEAGILVGIVSRRDLLRTLINDDATIEAKIRALLDDYAGSRKDWTIDVASGRVTIRGNRIDPTEERVITTLARTVPGVDHVKVLDYEVPERTTVPLPEWL; encoded by the coding sequence ATGCATGCACGCGACATCCTCAGCCGCCCGGTCGTCACGGTCCGGCCGGAAACACCTCTGACCGAGGCCATCGGGCTGCTCACCGAGCATGGATTCGCCGCACTCCCGGTCATCGACGAGCGTTTCCGGGTGATCGGCCTGCTCTCTGAATCCGATGCGCTAGCCGCGAAGTCCGCCGTACAGTCTGCGGTGGTCGAGGCGGTGATGACAGTGCCGGTGCAGGTGGTCCACCCGGGTACCGATATCGCCACCGTCGCCACCGAGATGCTCGCCGGACGGCTGCGTTCGATGCCGGTGGTCGAGGCGGGCATTCTGGTCGGCATCGTCTCCCGACGAGATCTGCTGCGCACCTTGATCAATGACGACGCCACGATCGAAGCCAAGATCCGAGCCCTGCTCGATGACTATGCGGGCAGCCGCAAAGATTGGACCATCGACGTGGCATCCGGCCGAGTCACCATCCGCGGCAACCGCATCGATCCCACCGAAGAACGCGTCATCACCACCCTTGCTCGCACCGTACCCGGCGTCGACCACGTCAAGGTGCTCGACTACGAGGTGCCGGAGCGCACCACTGTGCCGCTCCCGGAATGGTTGTAG
- a CDS encoding recombinase family protein — protein sequence MARYTLSEKRIGRSHPMSGQWTAATCDNGERELCVQSYFEVAPLEVRETVDPVPEAPRPEQNRHRAGDGRQAPTVSAILQNPRYTGYGVFGRWSKVEELSDPDDVAAGHVVRFRRSRAGRIVRSRRPAHPKIVSVEAFTEAHLIRRAKAGTSNRSRSQLERARQTTLPRPYHPTDRCTDGRRGQQADRLAGRHVSGPQRGRTRGQDRALHGAQR from the coding sequence ATGGCCCGGTACACGTTGTCGGAGAAGCGAATCGGTCGATCGCATCCCATGTCTGGACAGTGGACCGCCGCCACCTGCGACAACGGCGAAAGAGAACTATGCGTGCAGTCGTACTTCGAGGTGGCCCCCCTTGAAGTACGAGAAACCGTCGATCCCGTTCCCGAGGCGCCTCGGCCCGAGCAGAATCGGCATCGCGCGGGCGATGGCCGGCAGGCTCCTACCGTCTCGGCGATCCTGCAGAATCCCCGCTACACCGGCTATGGAGTCTTCGGCCGATGGTCCAAGGTCGAGGAACTGTCGGACCCCGATGATGTGGCCGCGGGGCATGTGGTGCGGTTTCGTCGGTCGCGCGCTGGTCGCATCGTCCGCTCACGTCGACCGGCACACCCGAAAATCGTGTCGGTCGAGGCCTTCACCGAGGCACACCTGATCCGGCGCGCCAAGGCGGGCACCAGTAACCGCTCCCGCAGTCAGCTGGAGCGAGCTCGGCAAACGACGCTGCCGCGGCCGTATCATCCCACTGACCGTTGTACTGACGGCCGCCGAGGCCAACAAGCTGATCGACTCGCTGGGCGACATGTCAGCGGTCCTCAACGCGGGCGCACCCGAGGACAAGATCGCGCTCTACACGGCGCTCAACGTTGA
- a CDS encoding Acg family FMN-binding oxidoreductase yields the protein MTASDVSLSEVPDHPTMLAAMRLAAHAPSVHNTQPWRWIFDGVRLHLYSDTDRQLPAADPRGRQLVISCGAMLHHVRTVFAAYNWHTDVVRLPDPEQPQHLAAIGFRPWPDPPAEIRACSNAIHHRHTDRLPMLEPDSWAEIVPALRNLVSACDIQLDVLDESARPQLATASEHASALHRYDMSYQTELHWWTGHSQLSEGIPRSAMISDAEAARVGVARAFPSVAHSMRRADLRDRARLVVLSSPGETVGEWLHAGEALSAVLLECTVFGLTTCALTHITETTTGRKVMARLIAHPSVPQVLIRIGTAPDEPEPPPTPRRPLLDMFTIRRAG from the coding sequence ATGACCGCAAGTGATGTCTCGCTATCCGAGGTGCCGGATCACCCGACGATGCTGGCAGCGATGCGGCTCGCCGCGCACGCCCCCTCTGTGCACAACACCCAGCCATGGCGCTGGATATTCGACGGCGTCCGGCTGCATCTCTACAGTGACACCGACCGGCAATTGCCCGCCGCCGACCCGCGCGGACGCCAACTGGTGATCAGCTGCGGCGCCATGTTGCATCACGTGCGCACGGTCTTCGCCGCATACAACTGGCACACCGATGTCGTGCGCCTGCCCGATCCCGAGCAGCCACAGCACCTTGCCGCGATCGGATTCCGTCCGTGGCCCGACCCACCCGCCGAAATACGCGCCTGCAGCAACGCCATCCATCACCGGCACACCGACCGGCTGCCGATGCTCGAACCGGACAGCTGGGCCGAAATCGTGCCCGCGCTGCGAAACCTGGTGTCGGCGTGCGATATCCAACTCGACGTGCTCGACGAGAGTGCCCGGCCGCAGCTGGCGACGGCCTCGGAGCATGCCTCGGCGCTGCATCGGTACGACATGTCGTACCAGACCGAATTGCATTGGTGGACAGGGCATTCCCAGCTGTCCGAGGGTATTCCGCGCTCAGCCATGATCTCCGATGCCGAGGCTGCCCGGGTCGGCGTCGCGCGCGCGTTTCCGTCCGTCGCGCACTCGATGCGCCGGGCCGACCTCCGAGACCGCGCCCGGCTGGTGGTGCTCAGCTCACCCGGTGAGACCGTGGGGGAATGGCTGCATGCCGGAGAAGCGCTCTCAGCGGTCCTGTTGGAATGCACGGTGTTCGGGCTGACCACGTGCGCGCTCACTCACATCACCGAAACCACGACGGGCCGAAAAGTTATGGCACGTCTAATCGCTCACCCGTCCGTGCCGCAGGTCCTCATCCGCATCGGGACCGCACCGGACGAGCCGGAGCCACCGCCCACCCCGCGACGGCCCCTACTCGACATGTTCACAATTCGTCGAGCTGGTTGA